In Miscanthus floridulus cultivar M001 chromosome 19, ASM1932011v1, whole genome shotgun sequence, the DNA window aactattagtaCTTTtgtctgagaaaaaaatattgaaatAGACGCTGTCCATCGTCACTACCTAGGAATCCGGAATTGCCTGCCGGTGACGAGGGCCGGGCGGATACCATGGCCTCGTTTAGATCgtaagtttttttactcttttttcgtcacattaaatctttgaacATATACATAgagtgttaaatataaataaaaaataattaattatatagtttgattataaattacgaaataaatcttttaagtctagttaaatcatgattagacaataattacCGAATACAAATAAAAATAGTATAGTGTTAAATACGGACTCCTAACTCCCATCTAAaaagacccataccaccgccccCCGCAGCCAGCGGGGCCCACCCACCTACTCGATCACTCTCGTCCTCCTCGGATCGGATCCATCCACATCCACGGCAGGCAAATCCAATCTCGAATACACAGGAGCTCCAGGTCCAGCCATTCCATCCAGTAGCTCGCTACCAAGCGCCGCCATGCCATCCCCGTCGCCGCTTCGCGTGCTGTCCAGGCGCACCGTCACGCCGCCGCCCCGCCCGCGCCACCGCATCCCCCTCACCACCTGGGACGTGTCCATGCTCTCCGCCGACTATATCCAGAAGGGCCTCCTCTACGCCCGCCCGCCATTCCCCACCGCCCGTCTGCTCGACCACCTCCAGGCCGCGCTCGCCCAGGCGCTCGTCGCCTACTACCCTGTCGCCGGCCGCTTCGCCACGGACCAGCACCGCGACGCCGACGGCAACTGTCCTCGGCTGCTCCGTCTCCATCGACTGCGGCGGCCAGGGAGCCGACATCATCCACGCCGTCGCCGACGGCGTCTCCATCGCCGACGGCGTCTCCATCGCCGACGTCATCCCTCCCGACGCCGACGTCCCGCCCCTCGTGCAGTCTTTCTTCCCCCTCGACGGCGCCGTCAACCACGACGGCCACCACCTACCCCTCTTCGTCGTCCAGGTCACCGACCTCACCGACGGTGTCTTCCTCGCCTTCGTCTACAACCACGCGCTCTCCGACTGGCACCGCCTTCTGGGACTTCCTCAACGCCTGGGCGGGCATCGCGCGCGGCAGCCTCTCTGTCTCCCCTCCGCCCTTGTTGGAGCGCTGGTCGCCCGACGGGctgacgccgccgccaccggtcGTGCTCCCCTGTCCCGACCTCACGGGGCTCATCGAGCGGCTGTCCCCGCCGCCGCTGCGCGAGCGGATGCTGCACTTCTCGGCGGAATCCCTGGAGGCGCTCAAGGATCGGGCGCGGCGGGAGCTCCTGGCGGCCGGTGACGCGGCTGGCGCGGCCGCCGTAACCAAGTTCCAGGCGCTGAGCTCCCTGGTGTGGCGCTGCTTCACCCGCGCGCGGCGCAAGGCGCCGGACCAGTCCACCGTATGCCGCGCCGCCATCAACAACCGCACGCGCCTCCGCCCGCAGCTGCCAGCCGAGTACTTCGGCAACACCATCTACGCCATCTCCACAGAGGCGGTGACCGCGGGGGATCTGCTGGCGCGCGGCCACGGGTGGGCGACGGCGGCCGTGGGGCGCGCGGTGGCGGCGCACACGGACGCCGACATCCGGGCGCGCGTGGCGGCGTGGATGGCCAAGCCCGTCGTGTACACGCTCAGGTACTTCGACCCCAACGGTGTCATGATGGGCAGCTCGCCGCGGTTCGAAATGTACGGCTGCGACTTCGGCTGGGGGACGCCGCTGGCACCGCGCAGCGGCAGGGCCAACAAGTTCGACGGGAAAGGCGTCGCTGTACCCGGGGCGGGAGGGCGGCGGCAGCATCGACGCGGAGGTGGTGCTGACGCCGGAGCACATGGCGCTGCTGGAGCAGGACGACGAGTTCTGGGCGGCCGTCTCGCCGGACAAACCTTGCCCGCCGGCGGTGGGGAAGAATTGACTGCCCATGGCCGATCAATGTCAGACAGAGCAAAAGGAGTCGATTTGCCTTTGACAGACAGACACTTGTTCTGTTCTTTCCAGTTTTTGCGTTTGGTTAATGATTAATCCTCTGATAAACGAATCGAAATAAATATGAGAGGGTATTCTTTCCAGCGATGTGTTGTTTTCATGTTTGTTGAGGGAAATGAACGAAATGGATGTTCATGCGCACAGCAGAAAATTGCAGTCGCGCGGCAAGCTTGATGGTGGCTCTGAAGATTTTTGCATTCAGATGGGTCCTTTTTCCTCCTCTGAAGATGCTGCAACCAGATGTGCTGTTTGAAACTGAATGCAACCAACCAGATGTGTATGTAGTGTAGGTAAACCATGCAAAACCTGCATTGCATTGCGGTCAGAGGTTCAGAATGCTAAGCTTATCATCGGCGTCGTACAACTGTGGAATATCAATGGACGAGCCTGCCGAAGTCAATCAGTCCagtgctactgctactactatcACTACCAACAGTGAGAGGGAGGAGATGGACAGACACGACAGTGACGGGTGATCTTCTGCTGAGTGCCTCATTGACAGGTATAATAGGATCATGGCTTGGAGCCACACACTGACTCGCCACAGCTGCTTAAAATCAAAGGAGACCGAGCTAGATGGCCAAAATATGGAATGCCTGTCCATTACCTCATCAATTCTGAAAGTAGCTTAGCAATGCACATGCCGGCCTGGCCTTCAGACTTCCAAAACAAGGAGTTTTTATAAAGAACTTGAATTACTATAAGTCTAGGTTCTTTTAGCATAGTGACGAAtgtacaaattaaaaaaaaagggaaaattgATTGTGTAGCATCAAAGATCGCGATCTCCGTAAAATACCACCGAAAGTTTGGCGCTCCGTAAAACACCACTGAAAGATTGAACCGTGAACTGAGAGTAGCATTCTGTTAAAATGAAGTCACGGGAGTCGCACCCTTACGCAATGTTGTCGTGGCAAACAGGAACGGCTCCTGCGGCACCCCACCACCACGTGTAGCGCCTGCAAGTTGTGCTTGCGCACGTCCTTACCAGATAGGACTATAGGAGCACGCGCCAGGACGTGGGCTCGTAGAACCGTTGCACCAGCGCTAGTAGGTTCCAGCGGCCAGAAGCACGCGTCCTTGCCGAATTGAAGAAGCACATGTCCAACAGCAGGTTTCGGCGGCCAGAAGCAGCGCATCGCCTTCGCCACCGCCGGACCATGGCCCTGTCGACGGGTTGGACGAGACCGACGAGGCGTCGAGGATGACGCAGCTGCCGAGGGTGGAGCCGAAGTCGGCCTTCCACTTTAGGAGCACGCCATCATAAGTGCTAGCTCGATGTGGAGGCGCCGCAGCTGAGCGAAGCACCTCGGAGCACGAGTGGTGGACTGGTGGGAGACATCCGCGACGGGTGCGGGCAGTGGCTCGGAGCGCCAGGAGACGCCCGCGCGCGGCGGGGGACAGGATATGTCCGAGCGTGTGGCGATGCCGCCGACCAGGACGCGCGCGATGTGCAGGAACGTGCCGCGCCCGCAGCTAGCGCCTGGTGCGGCGGGGAGCTTGGTACAGCGGAGGAGGAGGCGGGCGGCGGGTCGTCGAGATGACGCGGACGAAGACGGAGTCGACGAGCAGCACAAGCACGTGGAAGCAGCGCGAGACGAGGGCGCAGCTGCCGAGCGCCTTGATGTCGCCGATGCGGTTGAGGACGTCCCGCTGCAGggaccctcctcctcctcctccatcccaCGTAGGTTACAGGCACACAGATCGGGGTCGGGGAGAGGCGTCGGCGCGGGGCAGGACCGAGCAGGGCGAGAGCCGGGACGGCAAGGACGTGCGCAAGCACGGGCGCTACGGCACGTGGTGCCGGTGGTGCCGCAGGAGCCGTTCCTGTTCTCGGCGAGCGTCCACGAGAACAACCCATAAGGGCGTGACGGAGGCTACTTTCAGTTCCATCACTTCAGTGGCTTTATTTTAACGGAATGTTATTTTCAGTTCACGGTTCAATCTTTTGGTGGTATTTTACAGGGATGTAAACTTTCGATGATCTTTCGATGTTACACAACCAATTTTCTATAAAAAAAAGTATAGTCTGTTTAGCAGAGAGGATTGCCGGTATAAGATTTGGATACTCAGAAAATTGTTTTTACTtagcaaggccttgtttagttggcgaatttttttaggaaatggtactgtagtattttcgttgttatttggcaattagtgtctaatcatagtctaattaggcttaaaagattcgtctcgtgaatttcgtctaaactgtgtaattagttttattttttatttatatttaatgcttcatgcatgcgtccaaagattcgatgtgacgagaaatcttgaaaaattttgcaaaattttggaactaaagaGGCACCGAGTAACCTTTTTAAGCTCATAAATGAAGATGTGCTTGGCAAAAACTCTTCAGAAGTACCGTGTTTAATTTAAGGAATAAAAAATAGTACAGATTCAATGGAAACTGAGAGATTTTCACAACGTTATGAATGTCAAGATCAATGCCTGGGGATAGGAACCTTTATTCCAAATAGTAGCTCTCAAATTCTCTATGGAAAGAGCAGTGGCTTGAGTCGTCAGTCGACACCACTGAAAGATCAATATCCGTCTCTATTTAACATACTACACGCAACAATAGCACAAGCAGTGAACTCTAAACCTTAAATTTGTCCTTTAGTAGACTAGAAGTTTGGGATAAATTAATTGGATGAAATGAGTTGGTAACCAAAGGCGCAAATGTCTCAAGTCCAACCTGGTTCTTTGGATGTTCCCAGCAAACACAAATTATTTTCAGTACAATTTTATGGATAGGGTTCTACTGAGTAAAAATGTTACACCAAAACTTAAACTCCCACTTTAGACTGAAGTTTTTCCTATGATTTCTGATTGCAAACTCCAACAGCTTTTGCACACTTATTTATTTGGAAATTCACTGACCACATCAGACTCAACCTATGTTGAGACCCCAAAATCATATTTCGATTGGAGCAACTGCTGGCCAAGAACTGTAATTAACTTCGGACCCCAAAATGAGAGCACGCAAGCAGCTTTCTGAATTTTGGTCAGATTTCTTCGATGTTGTAAATTACAATTATGCAAAGAACATGTACATCAATTCTTTGTTTGACCAAGATCCCAATTTCACCACTGCACATTAACGTACCAGAAGGTAAAATAAGCACAAAAGTTCTAAACTGTACAGTTTGGCTAAATTTCTTCTTCAGTTCAGTTCACCTTTTTACAGCAAGCAACCAAAAGCAAGCACAACTATGAGCAGCAACGGTTCCTCCCCCACATCTTTATCTCTAAAGTGTGAGGGGGGTGCGATAAGCAAGCTCCCAGCTCCAGTTCGAAGCTCACTCGCTCGCTTCAGCTCCCACTTCTGCTTCCGGGGGCGACATCTGTTGCCACTAAAACCAATAGACGTGCCATGCCACACCAGACCACAAAATTCAGCAGCTAACCATCAACCTTCCTCACTTTTTATACAATTTGGGGGTGGATACTCTCTAGACAGTTAGATTTATATATATGGCCATTCCGATCCTGTTTGCACTCATCACTGACGTCACAAACTCCCACCTATATCGGTGGAGCTCTCTCCTGTCTTCTCATTCTGGTTCTTGTCTTCTTCATTGTCAAGGCAATCATCTTCCAGAGGCATGTGGATGCATATGCCATTGATTGGAAATGCTTCCTGGATTTCATTCATGACGACAATGGCATTACTAAGACATCTACACTATCTCTTTTAACTTTTTTTTGTAAAGAACAAGGAGGGGACCGCAGATTGTTTACCTGATTCGCAGAGTCCTCGCCATTGGGATTAAAAAGAATGGGGCGGCACCTCTTATCCTCATTCATCAAACTTGAATTTTGAAAATGTGATATCAGTGCAGACCGTCCTTGAATTCTAGCATAAGCCAACGAGGCTACTTTCTCGCTGTTGAACTTCTCCCATTTCTTACCATTAAAAGCCTGCAGGTTATAGGTGTACGTCCATAAATACATCTTTCAAGCTGTTCAGAATAATTATACTACTGCTATGCTGATTAACTCAGCTGGACAGGGAACAAGTTCTTAACTCTGCAAGTGACTATTGCAAAAGGAGGacaaaggacaagaaagaaaaagtACCTGGTAAAAGGATATAATGTGCACCGGTGATATCATGTTAATGAATGCATATCCAACATTGCATTTGTTCTGCATAAGCACAATAATACAGCATAAGTAAATTAAATAGGTGTGGACTATAAAATACAGGCCCCAAAAATAAAAGAGCAGCACAAATTGGTGTTGAGTCAAGTACCTTGAAATCAATTGGCAGGTAGAAGAAGTCATAAGTTCCTTTGTGAACCTCATCAATTGCAGCCAGGAGCATCTTAGATGTATATCTGTTAATATTCAGGGAAAAGAAAACCGAATGAACACAACTGACAACTGGCTAGCAAAAGGTTCAAATGAAAACATAATGTGGAAATGCATACTTGTTCGGGATGTTCTTAATCATCAATGTCGTCCGAGTATCATCACCTCTGCGAATCTTCTCCAGATCAAGCTGATACTGCCTCTTGCTATCAGCTTGCAGCACACTGCTGTCAACTCGGCGGTTACGAGCACGGTCAATGGAGCTGTCAAGTTCGAAAGTAACAGGCCCATGGTATGGAGGATTAGTGTAAAATGCCTGTCCCAATCTCGGTGACAATATAGGTCTGAAGTTAGTAGAGCTGTTATCTGTCAGACTTCCAATTAGAGAAGAACCAGGATTCACAGAAGCTCGACTAGCCATGCCCAGCATGAGGCCTCCCCCATTTCGGGCAGGACCAACACTACCCATGTTCCCAAACCTGACTTGCTTCATAAAAGATGTCTCAGGCGATTCAGGTAAGAAGCCAAAATGGCTCTCGAATGGAGCACCTGAAGGGGCAGAACCAACATGATGATGGTGCTGATCTGAAGAACCAAATAATGAAGCCTGACGGCTACTGTACAGGAATCCTTGGCCCTGAGTGCGACTGCTGGATGACAATGCAGGTCCGATTGCTGGTGGACGCCAAATAGGGGATTTTGAATGTTCTGAATATGGCTTTGGACTGCCCCAGAGAAACTGGGGCCCTGATAAAGTCCCAGGACTAGAACTCATGTGTTCACTGTTGTGATCTTGGTATGAGTGGGAGTGCTGAAATGCAGCTCCCAGGGACTGGTTACCATTTGAGAAGACTTGGTCATATTTAGACCGATTGTTATCCTTGCCGATAGGAGCAATCTTTGGAGCATTTGAAATCAGTGAAGGCATTCCGATAGGACTCATTCCATTTCCAGTTGGAGATCTCGTGAAAGCTTGCAGCATATTGTTATCTGTTGGACTACTATAGTGAGCCTGAGCCCATGCCCCTACCACAAggattagaaaaaaaaaagtaatttttATATATACAAGGGATTGACTCCAAAATACATGGGGGCAGCATTATACAAAAACTAGTTCCAACAGAAGTACCTGGAGGAGAGTTAGCAACGGGTGAACCAACATGAGGATGTCTGTAGCTTCTGGGCTCCTCTTGGTCCAAATCATGACCAAGCTGCTGCATCAAGctataaaagaagaaaacaagaaaaatacATCAGGTCAGTAAACTACATTAGAAAATTTCAATTATTTAAGTAATGAAGTGCTTCACATGTAGGAAAAGTAAGTGAAACAGCTTGCTGCCCAAAACTCAATTTCAGACATGTAGATTCACTCACATTGTATCATTCATGCACTAATGAAACATGCATTAAAATGACTCAGGAAGAGGAGTAAAGAAACGGACATCTTAAATTGCAAGCGAATTATTCAAAATGAACCCAGCTGCCAGCCAGCACTGCACTATACATCTAACTTGCAAGCTTATTCAGTAGTAACTTTATGAGCCTCTAGAGTATCATCATGAGAATGTGGTATCCAGAACCACAGCAAAAAGACAGCTCCAACAAAAAATATTATTCAGAAAATATTGGTGAGAAGCGGTAACATGCAAACAAGCAAATAGTCTCGAAAACTAACTCAAAATCATACTTTCTGCGTGTTCCACCAGGACGACTTGGTTCCAACTTGATCCGCTTTCCAGCTATCTCACTTTTATTCAGTGACCGAAGTGCAGCCTCTGCTGCTCTTACATCATAGAACTCTATAAACTTATGATGTTTCTTGTTTGGTGTCTCTCTTATCTGCACATAGAAACCAAAGCACCATTCAGCACAAATAGGGAAGGAGGATCAAAAGCAGAAAGAAGGGAAACAATACTTTGCATGCTAACCTCCTTTACTTCCCCATATGCCCCAAAAATCTGGCGAACCTCTTCATTAGAAACTGATGGATCCAAGTTAAAAATAACAAGAGTTCCCTGGTTTAAATCTTTGTCAGATGGATTCTCCTGCAAAATCAACACAACAATCATTCCAAGAAGTGCTTTTGCTGGTGTCTGAAAAATAAAAGCAAAGCAACAAACGAACCTTTGGGATGGAAAAATGAATGTCCAGCTTTCTCCTCCTCAGAGGTTTGTTCTGCAATGCTCGCATTGCATTCCGTGCAGCTCTGATATCGAAATAAGATATCATTACAAAGCCCCTGTGCTTTGTTGCAGTGTAAAGGGTCCGGATGTCCCCATATTGCTGAAATAACAATAGACCACAATGATGTTCAACTTTTTAGTAGCAGAGACATTGAATGTGAGAATGGCACGACCGTGAGCTTATATTATATAACATAATACATGAAGGTGTCAAAATCATAAATGCTATGCATATATTTACAATCACTGCAGTTAATACCTCAAACAAAGATCGCAGCTCACAGTCCTCGACATTGCTATTGATGTTCCTTACAAACAAGGTCCTGGAAGGGTGCTCTCCAAATGGATGCTCCCCAGCCACAGTTCCTACAGTGCTTGGGACACCAAAAGGGTTGATGCCATTGCCTCTAGCCCCGTCGACAATACTTGAATTTGCAAAACTAACTGTGATGCTCTCCACAGGGTCAATGTCCAGCTCCATGCCCCCTCCATTGCCAAAGACATCAAACTCCTCCAATTCCTCCATGGTATTTGTCTGCCCAACGGGCTCAGTGTCATCTGTGATCCCCGCGAAAAACTCATCTTCGTCAGGCAACAAGTCATCTATCTGTcgaagatcaaaatcaaacttGTAGTCCTTCTCATCAGGATCATCAGCAAGCACTTTCATTTTGGCTGAAGTGTCATCCATTGATGGGGTACCATGAGCAGAATCAGAAAAGTCTGAAATAAATGGTAGGACATGTCAtcaggaatatgaaaacaacgtTGTCAACACGTACTAATGTTCAAAAGGGTACATTTGTGAGGTTTTTGATGCATTGGATTTGAGTGATAACAAACAGTGGCAGCATCACTCCAGAAAAAAGAACAATTTATAGGAATTAATCATCCTCTGTTCCCTCTCATGCCTTTTAATTTGCATAATAACTACCACACCCTGGCATCCATTGGTCAATTTCCGATGGCCAGAAAATCTTGTTTAGCCGTGAGCAGAGATGCTCTACGGACAGTAAAGTTCTTATTATGCAGAGCATGTAAGCATATGGCTAGAAAGTAGAAACATAGTATGGTTCAAGTGCATTATTATATTATGAAGATGGGAAGCAGAACATATACACTTCTGGTGAGGAAGAACCGGCAGTGAGCTTGAGAAGAGGCTTGTATCACCAAAGCCAGCACGAGCATTGAGCAGCGGTGGCAGAGGACCCCTCCAAGGGTTGTTATTTGCGGCCATCTGTCGTGACTTTGAGGCGGCAGGCACCGCAAGACCTGATACAATCTTACAAAGTTAAAGCAATTGCATTGAGAAATACACATGAAGAAGACATCAAGCAGGAAGTGGAATGTGTGATAGTCGCGGAATATGACCTGGAGGATTAAAATGATCTGACGATCGATCCATTAC includes these proteins:
- the LOC136526954 gene encoding protein MEI2-like 2 translates to MDRSSDHFNPPGLAVPAASKSRQMAANNNPWRGPLPPLLNARAGFGDTSLFSSSLPVLPHQKYFSDSAHGTPSMDDTSAKMKVLADDPDEKDYKFDFDLRQIDDLLPDEDEFFAGITDDTEPVGQTNTMEELEEFDVFGNGGGMELDIDPVESITVSFANSSIVDGARGNGINPFGVPSTVGTVAGEHPFGEHPSRTLFVRNINSNVEDCELRSLFEQYGDIRTLYTATKHRGFVMISYFDIRAARNAMRALQNKPLRRRKLDIHFSIPKENPSDKDLNQGTLVIFNLDPSVSNEEVRQIFGAYGEVKEIRETPNKKHHKFIEFYDVRAAEAALRSLNKSEIAGKRIKLEPSRPGGTRRNLMQQLGHDLDQEEPRSYRHPHVGSPVANSPPGAWAQAHYSSPTDNNMLQAFTRSPTGNGMSPIGMPSLISNAPKIAPIGKDNNRSKYDQVFSNGNQSLGAAFQHSHSYQDHNSEHMSSSPGTLSGPQFLWGSPKPYSEHSKSPIWRPPAIGPALSSSSRTQGQGFLYSSRQASLFGSSDQHHHHVGSAPSGAPFESHFGFLPESPETSFMKQVRFGNMGSVGPARNGGGLMLGMASRASVNPGSSLIGSLTDNSSTNFRPILSPRLGQAFYTNPPYHGPVTFELDSSIDRARNRRVDSSVLQADSKRQYQLDLEKIRRGDDTRTTLMIKNIPNKYTSKMLLAAIDEVHKGTYDFFYLPIDFKNKCNVGYAFINMISPVHIISFYQAFNGKKWEKFNSEKVASLAYARIQGRSALISHFQNSSLMNEDKRCRPILFNPNGEDSANQEAFPINGICIHMPLEDDCLDNEEDKNQNEKTGESSTDIGGSL